A DNA window from Aphelocoma coerulescens isolate FSJ_1873_10779 chromosome 7, UR_Acoe_1.0, whole genome shotgun sequence contains the following coding sequences:
- the FAIM gene encoding fas apoptotic inhibitory molecule 1 isoform X1, giving the protein MMPKIHAAGLRPARGDEGSGRSVDSSSGISRVPEAAPCADPGRGHTRVCPEPAPWRRGGKYSLPDSQRVPGDASLHRNQKLQERSRYSHLEKMTDLVAVWEVALSDGVHKIEFEHGTTSGKRVVYVDGKEEVRREWMFKLVGKETFTVGATKTKAAINIDAVGGFAYEYTLEINGKSLKKYMENRLKTTNTWILNLGGTDYRIVLGQNELP; this is encoded by the exons ATGATGCCTAAAATCCACGCCGCAGGATTGCGGCCTGCCCGGGGTGATGAAGGCTCTGGGCGGTCTGTGGACAGCTCTTCTGGCATCTCCCGTGTGCCCGAGGCCGCTCCTTGTGCTGACCCCGGCCGGGGACACACGCGGGTCTGTCCCGAGCCTGCTccttggagaagaggagggaaatACTCCCTGCCTGACTCCCAGCGTGTGCCCGGGGATGCCAGCCTTCACAGGAACCAGAAACTTCAGGAACG GTCTCGGTACAGCCACTTAGAGAAGATGACAGATTTGGTGGCTGTTTGGGAAGTAGCTTTAAGTGATGGTGTTCATAAGATTGAATTTGAACATGGGACCACTTCAGGAAAGCGTGTTGTCTATGTTGATGGAAAG GAAGAAGTAAGAAGAGAATGGATGTTTAAATTAGTGGGTAAAGAAACATTCACTGTTGGAGCTACTAAAACTAAAGCTGCTATTAACATTGATGCAGTCGGTGGCTTTGCATATGAATATACTTTGGAGATCAATGGAAAGAGTCTCAAGAAGTATATGGAGAACAGGTTAAAAACAACCAATACCTGGATATTGAACTTGGGAGGTACAGACTATAGAATTGTTCTAG
- the CEP70 gene encoding centrosomal protein of 70 kDa isoform X1: MAAPAQRRPVPPGPPAPAAPLPPERLRGLESGPSAALSPRHDPVQQEKTEWEDINKALMRHGLKPVSLAAPQSCRDTSDTIVLDSQSSLGIRLALKTLVEDTERQQKVMQGLMEANRCLREVVRLEQSRASRQEQRANDLENVVKNIKAKICQLEDETIAKACQQQNRVKELQKDQQAAQVKYQQQQEKLQEQEEIIAHLQKELSRVGREERQRVATQNKMFCQFCKRAPKSLLDQRYLCLIDYYESQISQIKKELRQYQKDEDQVQTEVKNKEEFLNLDATPNYKALLTSFQKQLTETKVKNEQLLLENINLKKDLEIRPTAQELKFYKHQVKKLQKALKKTIQSSGSRTGERREEKKDSGRVAGVNQLQAACQQYLQVLSRIDSILRSPRAPPLIFQPSKGPVQNHIKENGQGCGFEHLPLTIEMWADQLMALKALHRSLRKLSLELLPWNTADPQDKRESIRVEDLQLIVDAILEELENKEKNSQTLSLTTLSAIVSHFQKLFDVSSLNGVYPRMNEVYIKLGEMTNAMRNLHELLELDSSAPPSVVVDTVGKLCDIFNKNVTEQVQQLLGTQDIHSIINKLEEHECFFPPFQALIQDLLCLLGISNMDDILPAVQNLKWGAGYG; this comes from the exons ATGGCGGCGCCCGCGCAGCGCCGCCCCgtcccccccggcccgcccgctcccgccgctccgCTCCCGCCCGAGCGGCTCCGCGGCCTGGAGAGCGGCCCCTCTGCCGCCCTGAGCCCTCGCCATGACCCAG TGCAGCAGGAGAAGACAGAGTGGGAAGACATAAACAAGGCATTAATGCGTCATGGGTTGAAACCTGTGAGTCTTGCTGCCCCCCAAAGCTGCAGAGATACATCAG ATACGATTGTCCTAGACAGTCAGTCTTCTCTAGGAATAAGACTTGCATTAAAGACGCTGGTGGAAGACACTGAGCGACAGCAGAAGGTGATGCAGGGACTTATGGAGGCAAATCGATGTCTTAG agaAGTGGTACGACTGGAACAAAGTCGGGCATCTCGGCAAGAGCAACGGGCTAATGATTTGGAAAATGTGGTGAAAAATATTAAGGCCAAAATTTGTCAGCTAGAAGATGAAACAATAGCTAAAGCATGCCAGCAACAGAACCGAGTCAAAGAACTTCAAAAAGACCAACAGGCTGCACAG GTAAAATaccaacagcagcaggaaaagctgcaagaacAGGAAGAGATTATTGCCCACTTGCAGAAGGAGCTGAGCAGAgttgggagggaggagaggcagcGAGTTGCTActcaaaacaaaatgttttgtcAGTTTTGCAAAAGAGCTCCCAAGTCTCTCCTGGATCAGCG gtACCTTTGTCTAATTGATTATTATGAATCTCAGATTAGTCAGATTAAAAAGGAGCTGAG GCAATATCAAAAAGATGAAGACCAGGTCCAGACAGAAGTAAAAAACAAGGAAGAGTTCTTAAATCTAGATGCTACTCCTAATTACAAAGCACTACTCACG TCTTTCCAGAAGCAACTCACTGAAACAAAAGTCAAGAACGAACAGCTTTTGCTTGAAAATATAAATCTCAAGAAAGATTTGGAAATAAG GCCAACTGCACAGGAATTAAAATTTTACAAGCACCAAGTGAAGAAACTACAGAAAGCTCTAAAGAAAACTATCCA atcttcagggagCAGGACCggagaaagaagagaagaaaagaaagactcTGGGAGAGTTGCAGGAGTAAATCAGCTGCAGGCAGCTTGCCAGCAATACTTGCAG GTTTTGTCCCGTATTGATTCTATTTTGCGAAGCCCAAGGGCTCCTCCATTAATATTTCAGCCCAGCAAAGGGCCAGTGCAAAATCACATTAAAGAGAATGGACAGGGATGTGGATTTGAGCATCTTCCACTCACCATAGAAATGTGGGCAGATCAGCTCATGGCCCTAAAG GCTTTGCATAGGTCCTTGAGAAAACTGTCTCTGGAATTGCTGCCTTGGAACACTGCAGATCCACAGGATAAGAGAGAATCCATACGAGTTGAAGACCTCCAGCTGATAGTAGATGCAATTTTGGAAGaattagaaaataaagaaaag AACAGCCAGACACTGTCCTTGACAACCCTGTCTGCCATAGTCTCTCACTTCCAGAAGTTGTTTGATGTGAGTTCTCTGAATGGTGTTTATCCACGGATGAATGAGGTTTACATAAAGCTGGGGGAAATGACCAATGCCATGAGGAATCTCCATGAGCTCCTGGAACTAG ACAGTTCAGCTCCACCCAGTGTGGTAGTGGATACTGTTGGGAAACTGTGTGACATCTTTAATAAGAACGTGACTGAGCAGGTACAGCAGCTTCTGGGCACCCAAGACATCCATAG TATCATCAATAAACTTGAAGAACATGAGTGCTTCTTTCCGCCCTTTCAAGCTCTCATTCAAGATTTGCTGTGTCTTCTAG GAATCAGTAACATGGATGATATTTTACCTGCAGTGCAAAACCTGAAATGGGGAGCTGGTTATGGGTGA
- the CEP70 gene encoding centrosomal protein of 70 kDa isoform X2 — protein MAAPAQRRPVPPGPPAPAAPLPPERLRGLESGPSAALSPRHDPVQQEKTEWEDINKALMRHGLKPVSLAAPQSCRDTSDTIVLDSQSSLGIRLALKTLVEDTERQQKVMQGLMEANRCLREVVRLEQSRASRQEQRANDLENVVKNIKAKICQLEDETIAKACQQQNRVKELQKDQQAAQVKYQQQQEKLQEQEEIIAHLQKELSRVGREERQRVATQNKMFCQFCKRAPKSLLDQRQYQKDEDQVQTEVKNKEEFLNLDATPNYKALLTSFQKQLTETKVKNEQLLLENINLKKDLEIRPTAQELKFYKHQVKKLQKALKKTIQSSGSRTGERREEKKDSGRVAGVNQLQAACQQYLQVLSRIDSILRSPRAPPLIFQPSKGPVQNHIKENGQGCGFEHLPLTIEMWADQLMALKALHRSLRKLSLELLPWNTADPQDKRESIRVEDLQLIVDAILEELENKEKNSQTLSLTTLSAIVSHFQKLFDVSSLNGVYPRMNEVYIKLGEMTNAMRNLHELLELDSSAPPSVVVDTVGKLCDIFNKNVTEQVQQLLGTQDIHSIINKLEEHECFFPPFQALIQDLLCLLGISNMDDILPAVQNLKWGAGYG, from the exons ATGGCGGCGCCCGCGCAGCGCCGCCCCgtcccccccggcccgcccgctcccgccgctccgCTCCCGCCCGAGCGGCTCCGCGGCCTGGAGAGCGGCCCCTCTGCCGCCCTGAGCCCTCGCCATGACCCAG TGCAGCAGGAGAAGACAGAGTGGGAAGACATAAACAAGGCATTAATGCGTCATGGGTTGAAACCTGTGAGTCTTGCTGCCCCCCAAAGCTGCAGAGATACATCAG ATACGATTGTCCTAGACAGTCAGTCTTCTCTAGGAATAAGACTTGCATTAAAGACGCTGGTGGAAGACACTGAGCGACAGCAGAAGGTGATGCAGGGACTTATGGAGGCAAATCGATGTCTTAG agaAGTGGTACGACTGGAACAAAGTCGGGCATCTCGGCAAGAGCAACGGGCTAATGATTTGGAAAATGTGGTGAAAAATATTAAGGCCAAAATTTGTCAGCTAGAAGATGAAACAATAGCTAAAGCATGCCAGCAACAGAACCGAGTCAAAGAACTTCAAAAAGACCAACAGGCTGCACAG GTAAAATaccaacagcagcaggaaaagctgcaagaacAGGAAGAGATTATTGCCCACTTGCAGAAGGAGCTGAGCAGAgttgggagggaggagaggcagcGAGTTGCTActcaaaacaaaatgttttgtcAGTTTTGCAAAAGAGCTCCCAAGTCTCTCCTGGATCAGCG GCAATATCAAAAAGATGAAGACCAGGTCCAGACAGAAGTAAAAAACAAGGAAGAGTTCTTAAATCTAGATGCTACTCCTAATTACAAAGCACTACTCACG TCTTTCCAGAAGCAACTCACTGAAACAAAAGTCAAGAACGAACAGCTTTTGCTTGAAAATATAAATCTCAAGAAAGATTTGGAAATAAG GCCAACTGCACAGGAATTAAAATTTTACAAGCACCAAGTGAAGAAACTACAGAAAGCTCTAAAGAAAACTATCCA atcttcagggagCAGGACCggagaaagaagagaagaaaagaaagactcTGGGAGAGTTGCAGGAGTAAATCAGCTGCAGGCAGCTTGCCAGCAATACTTGCAG GTTTTGTCCCGTATTGATTCTATTTTGCGAAGCCCAAGGGCTCCTCCATTAATATTTCAGCCCAGCAAAGGGCCAGTGCAAAATCACATTAAAGAGAATGGACAGGGATGTGGATTTGAGCATCTTCCACTCACCATAGAAATGTGGGCAGATCAGCTCATGGCCCTAAAG GCTTTGCATAGGTCCTTGAGAAAACTGTCTCTGGAATTGCTGCCTTGGAACACTGCAGATCCACAGGATAAGAGAGAATCCATACGAGTTGAAGACCTCCAGCTGATAGTAGATGCAATTTTGGAAGaattagaaaataaagaaaag AACAGCCAGACACTGTCCTTGACAACCCTGTCTGCCATAGTCTCTCACTTCCAGAAGTTGTTTGATGTGAGTTCTCTGAATGGTGTTTATCCACGGATGAATGAGGTTTACATAAAGCTGGGGGAAATGACCAATGCCATGAGGAATCTCCATGAGCTCCTGGAACTAG ACAGTTCAGCTCCACCCAGTGTGGTAGTGGATACTGTTGGGAAACTGTGTGACATCTTTAATAAGAACGTGACTGAGCAGGTACAGCAGCTTCTGGGCACCCAAGACATCCATAG TATCATCAATAAACTTGAAGAACATGAGTGCTTCTTTCCGCCCTTTCAAGCTCTCATTCAAGATTTGCTGTGTCTTCTAG GAATCAGTAACATGGATGATATTTTACCTGCAGTGCAAAACCTGAAATGGGGAGCTGGTTATGGGTGA
- the CEP70 gene encoding centrosomal protein of 70 kDa isoform X5 translates to MAAPAQRRPVPPGPPAPAAPLPPERLRGLESGPSAALSPRHDPVQQEKTEWEDINKALMRHGLKPVSLAAPQSCRDTSDTIVLDSQSSLGIRLALKTLVEDTERQQKVMQGLMEANRCLREVVRLEQSRASRQEQRANDLENVVKNIKAKICQLEDETIAKACQQQNRVKELQKDQQAAQVKYQQQQEKLQEQEEIIAHLQKELSRVGREERQRVATQNKMFCQFCKRAPKSLLDQR, encoded by the exons ATGGCGGCGCCCGCGCAGCGCCGCCCCgtcccccccggcccgcccgctcccgccgctccgCTCCCGCCCGAGCGGCTCCGCGGCCTGGAGAGCGGCCCCTCTGCCGCCCTGAGCCCTCGCCATGACCCAG TGCAGCAGGAGAAGACAGAGTGGGAAGACATAAACAAGGCATTAATGCGTCATGGGTTGAAACCTGTGAGTCTTGCTGCCCCCCAAAGCTGCAGAGATACATCAG ATACGATTGTCCTAGACAGTCAGTCTTCTCTAGGAATAAGACTTGCATTAAAGACGCTGGTGGAAGACACTGAGCGACAGCAGAAGGTGATGCAGGGACTTATGGAGGCAAATCGATGTCTTAG agaAGTGGTACGACTGGAACAAAGTCGGGCATCTCGGCAAGAGCAACGGGCTAATGATTTGGAAAATGTGGTGAAAAATATTAAGGCCAAAATTTGTCAGCTAGAAGATGAAACAATAGCTAAAGCATGCCAGCAACAGAACCGAGTCAAAGAACTTCAAAAAGACCAACAGGCTGCACAG GTAAAATaccaacagcagcaggaaaagctgcaagaacAGGAAGAGATTATTGCCCACTTGCAGAAGGAGCTGAGCAGAgttgggagggaggagaggcagcGAGTTGCTActcaaaacaaaatgttttgtcAGTTTTGCAAAAGAGCTCCCAAGTCTCTCCTGGATCAGCGGTAA
- the CEP70 gene encoding centrosomal protein of 70 kDa isoform X3, with product MTQQEKTEWEDINKALMRHGLKPVSLAAPQSCRDTSDTIVLDSQSSLGIRLALKTLVEDTERQQKVMQGLMEANRCLREVVRLEQSRASRQEQRANDLENVVKNIKAKICQLEDETIAKACQQQNRVKELQKDQQAAQVKYQQQQEKLQEQEEIIAHLQKELSRVGREERQRVATQNKMFCQFCKRAPKSLLDQRYLCLIDYYESQISQIKKELRQYQKDEDQVQTEVKNKEEFLNLDATPNYKALLTSFQKQLTETKVKNEQLLLENINLKKDLEIRPTAQELKFYKHQVKKLQKALKKTIQSSGSRTGERREEKKDSGRVAGVNQLQAACQQYLQVLSRIDSILRSPRAPPLIFQPSKGPVQNHIKENGQGCGFEHLPLTIEMWADQLMALKALHRSLRKLSLELLPWNTADPQDKRESIRVEDLQLIVDAILEELENKEKNSQTLSLTTLSAIVSHFQKLFDVSSLNGVYPRMNEVYIKLGEMTNAMRNLHELLELDSSAPPSVVVDTVGKLCDIFNKNVTEQVQQLLGTQDIHSIINKLEEHECFFPPFQALIQDLLCLLGISNMDDILPAVQNLKWGAGYG from the exons ATGACCCAG CAGGAGAAGACAGAGTGGGAAGACATAAACAAGGCATTAATGCGTCATGGGTTGAAACCTGTGAGTCTTGCTGCCCCCCAAAGCTGCAGAGATACATCAG ATACGATTGTCCTAGACAGTCAGTCTTCTCTAGGAATAAGACTTGCATTAAAGACGCTGGTGGAAGACACTGAGCGACAGCAGAAGGTGATGCAGGGACTTATGGAGGCAAATCGATGTCTTAG agaAGTGGTACGACTGGAACAAAGTCGGGCATCTCGGCAAGAGCAACGGGCTAATGATTTGGAAAATGTGGTGAAAAATATTAAGGCCAAAATTTGTCAGCTAGAAGATGAAACAATAGCTAAAGCATGCCAGCAACAGAACCGAGTCAAAGAACTTCAAAAAGACCAACAGGCTGCACAG GTAAAATaccaacagcagcaggaaaagctgcaagaacAGGAAGAGATTATTGCCCACTTGCAGAAGGAGCTGAGCAGAgttgggagggaggagaggcagcGAGTTGCTActcaaaacaaaatgttttgtcAGTTTTGCAAAAGAGCTCCCAAGTCTCTCCTGGATCAGCG gtACCTTTGTCTAATTGATTATTATGAATCTCAGATTAGTCAGATTAAAAAGGAGCTGAG GCAATATCAAAAAGATGAAGACCAGGTCCAGACAGAAGTAAAAAACAAGGAAGAGTTCTTAAATCTAGATGCTACTCCTAATTACAAAGCACTACTCACG TCTTTCCAGAAGCAACTCACTGAAACAAAAGTCAAGAACGAACAGCTTTTGCTTGAAAATATAAATCTCAAGAAAGATTTGGAAATAAG GCCAACTGCACAGGAATTAAAATTTTACAAGCACCAAGTGAAGAAACTACAGAAAGCTCTAAAGAAAACTATCCA atcttcagggagCAGGACCggagaaagaagagaagaaaagaaagactcTGGGAGAGTTGCAGGAGTAAATCAGCTGCAGGCAGCTTGCCAGCAATACTTGCAG GTTTTGTCCCGTATTGATTCTATTTTGCGAAGCCCAAGGGCTCCTCCATTAATATTTCAGCCCAGCAAAGGGCCAGTGCAAAATCACATTAAAGAGAATGGACAGGGATGTGGATTTGAGCATCTTCCACTCACCATAGAAATGTGGGCAGATCAGCTCATGGCCCTAAAG GCTTTGCATAGGTCCTTGAGAAAACTGTCTCTGGAATTGCTGCCTTGGAACACTGCAGATCCACAGGATAAGAGAGAATCCATACGAGTTGAAGACCTCCAGCTGATAGTAGATGCAATTTTGGAAGaattagaaaataaagaaaag AACAGCCAGACACTGTCCTTGACAACCCTGTCTGCCATAGTCTCTCACTTCCAGAAGTTGTTTGATGTGAGTTCTCTGAATGGTGTTTATCCACGGATGAATGAGGTTTACATAAAGCTGGGGGAAATGACCAATGCCATGAGGAATCTCCATGAGCTCCTGGAACTAG ACAGTTCAGCTCCACCCAGTGTGGTAGTGGATACTGTTGGGAAACTGTGTGACATCTTTAATAAGAACGTGACTGAGCAGGTACAGCAGCTTCTGGGCACCCAAGACATCCATAG TATCATCAATAAACTTGAAGAACATGAGTGCTTCTTTCCGCCCTTTCAAGCTCTCATTCAAGATTTGCTGTGTCTTCTAG GAATCAGTAACATGGATGATATTTTACCTGCAGTGCAAAACCTGAAATGGGGAGCTGGTTATGGGTGA
- the CEP70 gene encoding centrosomal protein of 70 kDa isoform X4, whose amino-acid sequence MRHGLKPVSLAAPQSCRDTSDTIVLDSQSSLGIRLALKTLVEDTERQQKVMQGLMEANRCLREVVRLEQSRASRQEQRANDLENVVKNIKAKICQLEDETIAKACQQQNRVKELQKDQQAAQVKYQQQQEKLQEQEEIIAHLQKELSRVGREERQRVATQNKMFCQFCKRAPKSLLDQRYLCLIDYYESQISQIKKELRQYQKDEDQVQTEVKNKEEFLNLDATPNYKALLTSFQKQLTETKVKNEQLLLENINLKKDLEIRPTAQELKFYKHQVKKLQKALKKTIQSSGSRTGERREEKKDSGRVAGVNQLQAACQQYLQVLSRIDSILRSPRAPPLIFQPSKGPVQNHIKENGQGCGFEHLPLTIEMWADQLMALKALHRSLRKLSLELLPWNTADPQDKRESIRVEDLQLIVDAILEELENKEKNSQTLSLTTLSAIVSHFQKLFDVSSLNGVYPRMNEVYIKLGEMTNAMRNLHELLELDSSAPPSVVVDTVGKLCDIFNKNVTEQVQQLLGTQDIHSIINKLEEHECFFPPFQALIQDLLCLLGISNMDDILPAVQNLKWGAGYG is encoded by the exons ATGCGTCATGGGTTGAAACCTGTGAGTCTTGCTGCCCCCCAAAGCTGCAGAGATACATCAG ATACGATTGTCCTAGACAGTCAGTCTTCTCTAGGAATAAGACTTGCATTAAAGACGCTGGTGGAAGACACTGAGCGACAGCAGAAGGTGATGCAGGGACTTATGGAGGCAAATCGATGTCTTAG agaAGTGGTACGACTGGAACAAAGTCGGGCATCTCGGCAAGAGCAACGGGCTAATGATTTGGAAAATGTGGTGAAAAATATTAAGGCCAAAATTTGTCAGCTAGAAGATGAAACAATAGCTAAAGCATGCCAGCAACAGAACCGAGTCAAAGAACTTCAAAAAGACCAACAGGCTGCACAG GTAAAATaccaacagcagcaggaaaagctgcaagaacAGGAAGAGATTATTGCCCACTTGCAGAAGGAGCTGAGCAGAgttgggagggaggagaggcagcGAGTTGCTActcaaaacaaaatgttttgtcAGTTTTGCAAAAGAGCTCCCAAGTCTCTCCTGGATCAGCG gtACCTTTGTCTAATTGATTATTATGAATCTCAGATTAGTCAGATTAAAAAGGAGCTGAG GCAATATCAAAAAGATGAAGACCAGGTCCAGACAGAAGTAAAAAACAAGGAAGAGTTCTTAAATCTAGATGCTACTCCTAATTACAAAGCACTACTCACG TCTTTCCAGAAGCAACTCACTGAAACAAAAGTCAAGAACGAACAGCTTTTGCTTGAAAATATAAATCTCAAGAAAGATTTGGAAATAAG GCCAACTGCACAGGAATTAAAATTTTACAAGCACCAAGTGAAGAAACTACAGAAAGCTCTAAAGAAAACTATCCA atcttcagggagCAGGACCggagaaagaagagaagaaaagaaagactcTGGGAGAGTTGCAGGAGTAAATCAGCTGCAGGCAGCTTGCCAGCAATACTTGCAG GTTTTGTCCCGTATTGATTCTATTTTGCGAAGCCCAAGGGCTCCTCCATTAATATTTCAGCCCAGCAAAGGGCCAGTGCAAAATCACATTAAAGAGAATGGACAGGGATGTGGATTTGAGCATCTTCCACTCACCATAGAAATGTGGGCAGATCAGCTCATGGCCCTAAAG GCTTTGCATAGGTCCTTGAGAAAACTGTCTCTGGAATTGCTGCCTTGGAACACTGCAGATCCACAGGATAAGAGAGAATCCATACGAGTTGAAGACCTCCAGCTGATAGTAGATGCAATTTTGGAAGaattagaaaataaagaaaag AACAGCCAGACACTGTCCTTGACAACCCTGTCTGCCATAGTCTCTCACTTCCAGAAGTTGTTTGATGTGAGTTCTCTGAATGGTGTTTATCCACGGATGAATGAGGTTTACATAAAGCTGGGGGAAATGACCAATGCCATGAGGAATCTCCATGAGCTCCTGGAACTAG ACAGTTCAGCTCCACCCAGTGTGGTAGTGGATACTGTTGGGAAACTGTGTGACATCTTTAATAAGAACGTGACTGAGCAGGTACAGCAGCTTCTGGGCACCCAAGACATCCATAG TATCATCAATAAACTTGAAGAACATGAGTGCTTCTTTCCGCCCTTTCAAGCTCTCATTCAAGATTTGCTGTGTCTTCTAG GAATCAGTAACATGGATGATATTTTACCTGCAGTGCAAAACCTGAAATGGGGAGCTGGTTATGGGTGA